Within the Sarcophilus harrisii chromosome 2, mSarHar1.11, whole genome shotgun sequence genome, the region aggatcacaccaTTAGTAagtaaagccaaatttgaacctAATTTGAACCAGCATTCTACCTTCTATGTGATCTAGGTGTCTTGATATGAGAAAATCCTCAAGTTCTTTAGGCAAGTGTAGTTTTGAAATTGATATTCACAAGACTAAGTTTTAGgatgatttttataaaaatgaatttataaaattattaaataagaatttaaacCCTACGCCTCATCTACACTTTGAAATAGTAAGTACTTGGCAAATATTTGCTAAAACTAAACTGAACCTGAAATCAAGGACAaggtttattcctttttttttttttggctgaggcaattggggttaaatgacttgtccagggtcacacagattggCAGTGTTAAatgtcaggccagatttgaactcaggtccctcctgacttcagagctggtgctctattcactgtgccacttagctgccccaaggtGGTTTCCTCATTAATCTcgctagacctcagtttcctcctctgtaaaataaggtcaaactaaatgacttctaagggcTTTTCTTTCTAGTagtaaatttataatcctatgcaCTTTTGATATATGTACTATCAAAATAAATATACCACATAAGATGAGCTCTCAAGAAGTCCTCCATTAGAAAAGACTTCTgtattcttgtgtgtgtgtgtgtgtgtgtgtgtgtgtgtgtgtgtgtgtatgtgtgtattatatattctCGGCTTGTAACAGTACCATTTATCATGCTAGAATCATCAATTTAAAGATAGACAAGACCTTTGAGGGAAGTTATTAGGAAATgacataaatgtatattttatcctCATTAGAACAGAAACAAGTATaagaaattaattgaatattttaacttatgtttttaaaatagcacttattttcaattcaataactTGAAATAGATTCCTAGCCACTATTAAGTCaagaaattttattgtttttttaaatcagtggaAAAGTATGTTTCAACTTCTGAAGTATGACCCTTTCATTAAAGGTTCTTCATTCTCCTTCAGTAGAAACCTGGACAAATTTAAGTTCTATTTAAACCGTTTATTCATACAATCACCTCCTTCTATTATATATTGTCCTTGCCTCCTATATAGATCTTTTTCTTAGGTGCTCCTTTCTTAGGTGATCTAAACATTCCATCTAGCTCCTATACTCTAaccttttatatctatatctagatataaAAAACTAGTAAACAAGTAACACAACAGATCAAACACTAAGCAAAAATCCAATTAGTGGCATTCATGGCTTTATTAGAACTACTCCATAGTTAAGAACTCCTAAGGGAAAGTACAAAATTTATTATCTAGTACTTACTCCAAGTTAAGATATCTAGAACTAGGCTAATTCCCAGAATGGAGATACATGTTTTCACTGGCATTGTATGGCAAAGACTTGCCAAAGTGAAGTCATTTTGCCATAGTGAGCATAGCATTCCACAAGATTAGTTTGAATTTCAACTTCACCTTCCGGTCATCAGGAACCAAGTCCTGAAGCACCTTCTTCTTAGGCCACTCTTTAGCCAGTTCGGCATTGGCTAGCTCCTGCAAGTAGTATACAGCCACCTTAGCTGAACGCCTCTGCACACGACCCCCAGTACCAGTCTCCAAACTCAGCTCTCTTAAGCTCTCTGATCGGCCTGACTCTGGAAAGAAGGGCATCTGTAGGTAGGAGTCACAGGGAAAACCAGGTCTATTAAGCAATCTCAGtcggagacagaaaaaaagattacaataTCCTCAATACCAAATAAACATATAACAGAACTCAGTAGCTATTGGTTTGTTAATTGCTGAGAAGGACTAACCCAATCAGTCTATAATGCAATGCAAAAAAAGGAGTTGGTTCTTAAGTCAGTAAACATATTGGGCTAAAGACCAAGATATATTGTGGTAGAAGGGTGCCTTTTCTGATTGGCTCTGGAACACTGTCTACAAATAATAAAGTACCATAAGTCCTTCCCAATATGGCATTGGTCAAAGGTAGGGCTGatgtatttgtgtacatatatatgtaaggtAGGTATATCTTATATATCTACTTGCCtatctacaaatattatctctctcAGTCTCTAAAAGACCATATCtacttattaaaaatattctatgtTCTGGCTTTTCAGATTTACTAATATTTtggagaataaaacaaaacaaaacaaaaacatgccagagtcaaaaagaaagagaattattaCACAGAATCTGGCAGGCAGTACTCACAGGTCCATGTTCTGACCGCAGGTGATACATAAGTCCAGCTTTTGAGCCATAAGCCTTCCCACAATGGTGACACTTCAATGTCATCTTCTCCAGCTCTGCAGCTTCTTTGCCACATTTTCGGATGTGATACAAGTAGCCCATGATGCTTGTGAAGCTGCCAGAGCAACTCTAAACATGAGAAGGTCTAAAATCTTATCTTATTCCCTTTGACACAATTCCCCAAATTCCACAACCTCAGTCCTTTTTTCTGACATTACAAGAACATGCCTTTCCAACAATCTCCATCCAACACAATCCTTCCTTAATCCCAGCTCAACTTCCACCCTAAGCCACAAAATGGCTACACGTAAAAAGAGAATTTGCTGTCCTGACTAAAAACTGTAGCTCTGTAGCGATCTAGCCCAAATCAAATatcaaaatacaaatacaaaaatttcaGTCCAGACTTCCTAAGAACCTTATGCTTAAATCCTCTCTATCCAATTCAATAAGAATAAGCCATCCCTGAAGTTTGGGTGGGGAAAAAactttggaggaggaaggaaattgaaagaaaaaagctgTTTTTATAAAGGGTTATACTAATGAGcaggagatagaaaagaaacaaCTTTATTTAGCTTGTGATAACTAAAGGGAACAGGAATTATCCTTGAGGGGAAGGGAGATGGAAGAGAAGGTGATTTTGGAGGATTTGAGAGTAGTATCCTCAAAATTCAGGGCAAGAGAAATTGTCCTCAGGCAGACAAAGAAGCATAGGGATCAAGAGGCCTCAGTCCAGAGAAGGTTCATACCTCCCGTGTGCACTTGAGCTTTCCCATCCTTTTTAGGACCTTTCGCAGACGCTCTCGTTCATTTGGCTCATCTAGCTCTCCCCCATCTTTCAGGATGGGCTGAAAAGCAACAGAAAATACAGGAAGATGAAACAATGggcaaatattaattaatattagcTAAACAACAACGgtagcttgcatttatatagggctttaaaaaatttcctttttagtcagggaaaagaaaaagggggagaggtgAGTGAGGCATTAAGTGcctaaaggaaagaaataaggataaGAAGATAGGTCAATGTGAGCTATAGGTTGTCTGAATCTCtaaacttttctttattcttctagcCAGAGAACATGATTTCTGAGCCCTGCCTTCACCCTGGACCAGTCATCATGAGTGTGTTAATTTACAGTAACATAGCCACTTTGGTTGAACTAGCTGTAGATTCAATCTCAGATTTTAGAGTTCAACACCCTCTAATTAAAAGTCTATCAGCTCATGCTGTTGTCCAAGCCTCATCCTCAAATATTTCCTTGGGACTCTCCCCACTCATCCTCACCACCCACCACCCCCACCAATCCAGACAAATGTCTAGACACCACATGCTTTCCGCTGGCTCAGAAGAACAAATGAAGCTTTCTTACCAAATTATTATGGTCTGCCATGACATGGTACTTCATCCCTGCCAATGACCGAAGTTGCTTCCCACAGTGGTGACAGGTATACATCTCCTGAAAGATTAAAGAATTCCTCAGTCCcgtaagtaaataaaatttagcaataatgctCAGAAGAGAACTAGAGGAACACATATGCCACATCTGCTTAAATCTGCATATATGCCATTCCTCTAATCAACATATGCCAGGTACACATAATCCAAATTACTCACATATTGTCTGCTGGAGACAAGGAAAAAAGCAGCTCACTAATATGTATTTCCCGTGAAatttaagctccttaaaggcagagactattctgtttttctatctccattGCTTCACACTTGGCTTGCTCCAtggtaggagtttaataaatgcttgctgagcTTATCTGAATTGCCTAATATATTTACAGCAAGAGGCCTAGGGACATGAGTGCAACCATTTCAGTCTCATTCTCACCTGTCTGCAGTTTCCCATGTGCTTCTTTAGACCTTCTACTGTCTTTCTGACTACTGCCCGACAGGTTGGACAAGAAACTCTGCCTTTATCCAGGATCTCCAGATACCACTGCTCCTCCGCACTGCCtgcagaggaaagaagaaatcacTTCACAGATCAATGAAAATTATTCCAGAGGATCATGTTGACAAGTAACTTCAACACTTCACAAAGACACATTCTGTTCACCAATGTGAGTACCCCTTGCATTGATTCATCTCTACTAGAGCAGAAAATCTTAACTATCCGGTGGCCAGCCTTATGTTGATTTGGTAACCTTTGCAAATTTAGCTCCACTAATCTTTGGAAGGGTTCATCACTGGGCCCATACTCATAGCTCTTAACAGTTTGGTAGACTATATCAGAGCCATAGCCTTTGAGAATACTGGGCAACTTCTAAACCAAGATAAGGCATTGAGATCTTTAGTGGAAGAATGGCAATTCAATAACTGCCTCATTACAAATATCCTGGGAAGGAAGAGATTGAGacacatgtaatatataaaagtGCTCCCCAGACCACTGATCTTTTTTCCACCCTATCCCCCTGTCTAGAGGTACAATCCCTTTGGAGATGAACCCCGGTAACTGCTTCAGCAGGTACTACAACCCCTGTATGATTACAGAAAACCTGAAGAAAAAAGTTCTTGTCAAAAATTCCTtggcaaaattaaaaagaaatgaaattttttttcagggaaaatgaaattaagcatATGCATTACTAAGCTCACTAAGGATCATAAGATCATTCTATCTGTATGCCCAGGACTCAGCACAACACTTTACATAtagtaaatgcataataaatattcatttatttattcagactACCAAAAGCTTCCAGGGACATACATACCTGCTGGATAACTTGGTGGATCCTTCCGGATATAACGGCTCTGGGTTTTGGAGACATGCTGAGCTCTAGGCCGCTGTTTCTTTCCTATTGCGAGAAATAGTTGAAATCCAAAATATCAATTTTGTTAGCCGCTATGTCTAACACCAAAAACCTTTTATCCATCTAAA harbors:
- the ZNF512 gene encoding zinc finger protein 512 isoform X5, coding for MRGIKATSHPQGEVTGGVSGKGKRKTSGEEDEDYEEFPQKKQKLSGKKQRPRAQHVSKTQSRYIRKDPPSYPAGSAEEQWYLEILDKGRVSCPTCRAVVRKTVEGLKKHMGNCRQEMYTCHHCGKQLRSLAGMKYHVMADHNNLPILKDGGELDEPNERERLRKVLKRMGKLKCTRESCSGSFTSIMGYLYHIRKCGKEAAELEKMTLKCHHCGKAYGSKAGLMYHLRSEHGPMPFFPESGRSESLRELSLETGTGGRVQRRSAKVAVYYLQELANAELAKEWPKKKVLQDLVPDDRKLKYTRPGLPTFSQEVLYKWKSEIKMYHRVHCPNQGCESVYSSVSGLKAHLGTCTLGDFVAGKYKCLLCEKEFVSESGVKYHINSVHAEDWFMVNTTTTKSFEKLMKMQHQQEEQRRWQQQHKKRMSPRAGRKQRVSEAAPKKKESGRRGGKGLVGSASCENAEGEELEPEQVPVPVCFQTVKLSKTSHKRGRK